A segment of the Macrotis lagotis isolate mMagLag1 chromosome 8, bilby.v1.9.chrom.fasta, whole genome shotgun sequence genome:
CCCCATGAGGGGAAATCAatatttctccccctccccccttccccccaagatTTTGGGAAGGTACTGGGGGGATGggaacagaaaaattaaatgcctCTGTTCAAAAACAAAGCCTCGGTgagttccttcccttccccccagcaACACATACTGGATGTGCCAAGCCCTTGGCCTCACTTTGAAAATGGGCCCAGTGGGGAACAAGGGAGCCAGAGAAGACAGCTGAATCTGAGAacaaggaagggggggggagggaaagaggcaggaggctaaaggggaaaaataggggagagatgagagatgtGGCTTTTGCCTTGAACTCTCAGGCCATTAATTCTTGCCCTAGGGAACAGAGACCTAGATTAAGGATTCTCTTCAGTACTTTTTGAAACAAAGCTAGCCTTCACTAAGGGTCTATTTCCACTTGACCTTCACCCAGGACTGGGATCCAAAGGGGCTGCTCTGACCAGTGGTCTAAGGGGAAATGGGGTAGAGCTGCCTgagctggggtggggtggggtggggggacaggACTTGTGCATGGGTGAACATGATGGTGGGCAGGCGTGCAGAGCAGGGCGCAGAGGGGCATGCACATATGTAcccatgtatgtgtgtgtgtgctcataGTCGAGGAAAAGGAGGGGTTCCTTCTCTCTGAAGAACAGGACAAACCTGCTGCTGGGGAAACAGCATTTCTGAACCAAGATGAAAGAGAAAGTGGGAGGTCATTTCTCTTCCTGACATCCCACAGGGTATTCTGCCTTTCCTGCTCTGGAGACTCAGAGCCTCAGTCCTAAACTATCCCCAATTTCTGCCATTTATCAACCCCTGAGGGGTCCTGGGGATAGGCTCTGTCTACCAGCCCTCCATGACAAATGGTACCATGCCCAGCACCCGTTGGTTTAGCTGGAAGGCCTGAGGCttcagggtgtgtgtgtgtgtgtgtgtgtgtgtgtgtgtgtgtgtgtgtgtatgtgtgtggagaGGAGGGTGTAAAAGTGGGCAAACAGTTGAAAGCGGCCCTGTGGATGAGCCTCAAGGCTGCTGTCGAATTTGGGTTTAGAGAAAACTGATCAGTCTGAGCCTAGATTGTACATGTGTattgtgtgtctgtatatgtttgtgtatgcatTCAACCATGTGTGTGGATTCAAAAGCAGGAACTTTCTCCTTCCTGCTCTAAAATTGTGATCCTATGCTTCTCTAGGACCACCAAAGAGAGATGCTGTACTACCATATAAGATAGTATCCCCAAGCTGCCTCTGGCCTACCCCAGTTTTGTAGGGACAGCAGTAACTGAGAGCATTAGGGGTAGGAAGGCAGTAGGGATGATCAAATTGCTCCTGAGCATCTGAGTAGCAATGTGTGAATGTGGGAAGCAGAGTCCCAGCTCCTATGGCTGCCCATCCTCCTTAGCCTAGTCAAAAGGAAGGATCAATGTCTATACCATCTCCTATCACTCCTTCCCCCAGCTACTGGCTTGAGCCAGTAAAACCACttgccctccccctttcctcccttagCTATTCCTGGCTTGAGTTTGTTGGCAAATTGACGCAGAGGATGGTGAGGGCAGAGCAATGGTGGAGTAGGGGAAGAGCTAGGCTGGGTCCCTAGGACTCATAGGTCCTGTGTGGAGTATGACCCAGGTCCCTGTGGGACAATGAAACtgaatggagaaaagaggaagcTGAGTGGGGCAAGAGGGGTCAAGTCCCAAGGTGGATGGGCCAAACCCAGCCTGGCCTCTACTCTATGACCAGGCATCGGGGTAGGTGCTGGGAGAAATACTTGAAGAGCTCGGGGGTGGCTCCAGGGCAGTTGGTCAGTTCCAGCTCTTCCAGTTCCTGCAACTGCACCAGGCCAGAGAGCCCCGTGGTGGTCAGCAGGGGACAGCCTGGAAGCACGAGGAGGGGCAGATGAGAGGCATGGGGCAACAAGAACCCTCTTCAGTTAGTTCCCCCACCCTAACCCAGAGCCTGGGGAAATCGAAGGGTTCAAGACTACTGCTTGGGAGGTCTTTAGGCCTGACCCCTGTGGGGCAGGGGTACAGCCCAAGGTTTGATGAGTCCCTTGGGACATCTCAGATTCTGGattagaggaagagagagaggctCAGACCCATCTCTGGGGAAGTAGGGACGAACTGACTTTTTCATTTTGGTGGGAGATGGGGGCATGCCACTTATTCTCCATTCCCACTAAGCTGCTCCTGCAGAGCTCCAGCCCTGCCCCTCTTCTCTAGAGGATGCCCACACACCAGGGAGTGTAGTCAGGGGGCAGAGAGATAGGGTAAAAAGTGTAGGGGAAGGATCTCACCTGCAAGAGAGAGGAGGCGCAAACTCCTCATGGCCAGGAGGTGTTTCAGCCCAAAGTCTTGTACCTGTGCAGTTAATAGACCTTGGTTAATACCTTCTCatattccccttccctccctgtgTTTAGAAAAAGAGGAGAACTCAGCCACTGATAACCCCTCCCTACTACCTCCTTCTGTAAAGTTCTATACTTGGGTTAAAACAAACTGCCTTTCAAGGTGTTGCTcagttttgttgaatattttctcttcttcctcttttatttcctttgttattAGGGATGGACCTTTGAGGGGGAGAAATGGGGagatataagagaaaatttgggtgatataaaaatgaaaaatctcaatcaaattgattttaaaaattaaaagttcaattatataaatattgtagGATAGATGAGACTGaacaataatttatataaaataaacctggaAGGAATTATTAGTGAATTCCAAGCTCAGTGAGTAAACAATATGACCTggaaaccaaaaaacaaatgagaatttAACTCCATCAATTTAGATGAAATGTCTGGAGCAAGGGAGGTGATATTCCTTTGTATTCTGCCTGGTCAGACCTCATTGGCAGTGTTGTATCCAGTGAAGAAGGATGCTTACAAATGGAAACACATCCAGGAAATGGCAAGGGGTCTGGAGACCATGCCACATGAGCATTGGTTGAAGAAAAGGGGCAGAGTTAACCTAGTCTCAGTCAGGACATGCCAGTTGTTTTCAAGTACATCAAAGGCTATATGTGTGAAAGTACGTGTGGGCTTTTTCCACTTGCAACCTATCCTACCAGAGGGCAGAGCTAGAAGCAATGGGTGGGAGACATTGGGAAGCTGACCACAATATGATATCAGAAATAACCAGAGTAACAATTAGAACTCTTCAAAAATGTCAGTGGACAGCCTCAATAAGTAGTGAGTTCTCCATCATGGGAGGTCTTTAAGAAGAGGGTTGAAGGACTACTTTCTGGGAAGGTGATAGCAAAAATTCTTGTTCAGATACAGGCTGAACTCAGTAATCACTGAGGTACCTCCCAAttctgtaattctatgtatttggTGAAGAGATTAGGGAGGTGGAGGAGAAACCTTCCAAAGCAGGActtcttaatctctttctgtGTCCTGGACCTCTTTGCCAGACACCTGAAACCTATGAACTCtctgaaaataatgtttttaagtgcataaaataaataactcGGGATTACAAAGGAGATAAATTCTGTTGAAATGAATCCATTTTTCCCTTATCCAAGTTTATGAAATTTAGCCATGGAATTCTTGAGGTCTGAGGACCCCAggtgaaaaatttattttagcaaTAACGTAGATTGGGTAAATGGGTGGGGAGGGAATAAGGGACTACAAGAAAATCCAGGGAAAGATTTTGATCCAGGGAGACTACCCCAATGATTCTTATGAGGCTTCTTTGAAAGACCCTTGACTCTGGGGAGACAAGTTTGAAGGTAATAAAGGAAGTCCAAGTGGCCCTATCCAAGCTTCTCTTGCTCCATAACTTTCTGTGAGGTAGCATGATAGAAAGGGGATCCCTACCTGACAGCACCATCGAAGGTAGAGGCTTCGGAGTGAAGACATGGTGGACAGGTAGCTGAGCCCAGTATCTGTGATTCGAACACACCTGTGGGATCAGACCAAAGGGGATCTGCCTGGGTTCAAGTTTAACATAGATGGCTCTTCTCTCTCCAACCTACCTTCAGTCCCAGCTGTTAAATGGGGATCCTATTACTTGAACTATTTATTTCTCAAGTTTTGATGAGCCCCATGGAAATgtcaacttttctttttcctaggaGGCAGCGTTCTGACAAGGAAAGCTTTGGATACAGCTTCTTGCCTATATTAACAGAGGACTTTCAGGGAGGTTTGTTATCCTTCCCAATGTGATAGAGAATATctaggagtcagaagactcagTTCTTGGCTCTTTCATTCATTAGCTAGTGTACCTACATGAATCACTTACCctcttttagcctcagtttcctcatctgtaaaatggtgattatGTTTGTACTGCCTACCTCACAGGGGCTACTGGTAGAAATGCACTTTGTAACTTAAAAGgatttggaaatataaattgaaaaagaaattacttcCACATCTTTTTATTCACTACAGAGATTCCTGATTTACCCCATCCTCTGCTCAGCTTTCCTTTCAAAGACTGTCAGGGGATTTCAGGATCTTATTACCAACAACCTGGGCTGGAATGACCCTAAGTACCAGAGATCGGAATGTTCATCTCAGAATAACAGAGGCACTGGAGTTTGGGGCCGAAGGTTGTGCTCATTCACCTGTACTATTCTTGCCTTTTCTTTTGGCTCCCACCTGCCCCACCTGAGCATACCTATCCAGCACCAGCTCCTCAAGTTTGTGTAGATCACAAGCAATATACTCCAGGGCCATGTCAGTAATCCGGGGGCACCAGGATAGGTCAAGACTTCGAAGCTTTCGTAAGTTCTCTGCCACAAGCTCCACCCCGTCATCCGTGACTTTGGAACAACCAGAGAGACTGAGGGAAGTCAGGTTGGGCAGGCTGTGCACCATATTGACCACGCCATGGTTGGTGATCTCCCAGCAGGAGTGTAGCCGCAGGGTGTGGGTGGTATAGCCCTGCTTGGCCGTGAAGTAGGCCAGGGCTGTGTCCGTGACGTGGTACGCTTGCAGGCTCAGCTCAGCCAGGTTGGGCAGCAACTGGGAAATTGCGGCAATGGCATCGTCAGCCACATTGATGCAGTCGCTGACGCTCAATGATGTGATTCGGGCGTTGAGGCTGGACCACAATCCTGCCTCTGTGAAGTCGTTGCAACCAGACAGTTCCAGGCGAACTACTCCTTGCATCTGCTCTAGCATTACCTGTGAAGGGGCATGGCAGGAAGCATAATGTTAGGGAACTCAGTTCTGCCTCCCTATGTCAGGTTCATTTGGGATCCCCAAACCCCTTTGCTACCTCTCTTCAAAGGACTTAGCGCCAACAGAACCATAGCCTGATGACTTCAGTCATCTTGATCTTTAGATTAGATCCCTATGCCATTGTAGGACTTGGAGAAAAATGGCTAGGGTCTCCAAATCGAATTTGTATAGGTACCCTCTGCTTTAGTCAGGTTCTTGTCATTATCCCTGGAAACTCCTTGATTTTTTGCTCTAATCCTTTGCTCAGTCATACACTCCTATGTGAAAAGCCCTCTTTAGCTCtcgcttcccttccccttcttcaaATCCCAGCTTGAGTTTTACCTCCTCTTTCTTTCAAATATCACTTCAGGTGAcagtaatttctctttctggacACCTCTTTGAAGTATTTACTGAGGACCCTTAACCAATAGTATATGGCACCAATGTTCAACTTTCCATGTGCATATGATTTATCTCCCTTCTCCAAGGACAGAGACCATGTTTTATACTTCTTTGGATCAACAATTTTGACTAGCCATGCCTCACCCCACTACTGAACTAAGCATTTACTAGGTGCTCCATGAAGACTATTGTTAGTTAGAATGagtgaaggggcggctaggtggcgtagtggataaagcaccggccttggagtcaggagtatctgggttcaagtccagtctcagacacttaataattacctagctgtgtggccttgggcaagccacttaaccccatctgccttgctaaaaaaaaaaaaaaagaacgagTGAATAAATGGCTATCATCTGCTGATGTGACTACTTAactttttatttaggtttttacaaagcaaatggggttaagtggcttgcccaaggccacacagctagggctACATTTAGACAGGATGGCATAGATGGAaaatcagccctggaatcagagaTACCCAGTCCCTACTCTGACACAtaccagttatgtgaccctgttcaagtcatctaacttctcaTTCTCCCTGCAAGTCTCTAAAAGGAGAAATTTCAAAATAGTAACTGACATTCCCTCACTGAAAACTCCCTTTAGTTAGTATTGTATGtttatgaaatcataaatccaattaaaaatgaaggatttggactaTATGATCCTAAAGGTCACTTAAAACtctaaattctctgattctataaATTTCTCTAGTCCAGAGTCCAGCACCTCCTAGCTAGATCATTCTACTATATCCCAATGCTCTTCTTTCCCACTACCTACTTCTTTCCTAAATTCATCCATCAGTAGTGATTCTTCATGTCCAAAATTCTATAGTTATGCCCATTTTTACTACTGGCTGTGTGTGGGGAGCATTCAGTTCCTTTCTCTACCCTTCTCCAGGCTTCTCCTTGTGATGCCTGATTCTCAGTCCTTTCTCCTGTCCTATCCTCTCCTCTGCCTCTCAGAGAACTCTACCCTGCCTAGCAGCAGGCTTGGCATGAAGCCTGCTTTACCCATAAACCTATAGCTCCTACCTCTAGTCCAGCATCGGTGATAGTAGAACGCTTGAGGCTCATGGACTTGACACCTTTCTTTGACAGGGAGTAGTTGTCAATGAATTCACAAATGTCCAGGTCCGAGACACCGACAAGGCAGAAGCCGTCAAAGCCACGAGTGGCAAAACCCTGCAAGTTCACAAATTCTTTCTCCCCACCAGGAAGCACATTGTATAGCTCCTTGGCATGCAGGACTGGAGTGAGGCCTACCCAGAACTTGGGCTGGTAGAGCACCCTCCGCCAGGCTTTGCACACCTGAGCCAGCACACACTTCTCACAAGCTGAGAAGTAGCAGAAGAGGCCATTGAGGATCTTCTCATCCACAGCCAGGGGCTGCCTCTCTGTGGGGGATGCAGGAGCCTGGCCAGGGTTCTCAGCAGAGGACAGTCCAGCTGCAAGGGGCTCGGAGGAGGGGCATGGCCCGCCTGCCAAGGCAGCTAAGGAGAGGGGGGACGCCAGGCTGGGCAGGGATCGTTCGGTGGGCACTGGGAAGGCTGGGCTGGTGAGGGCAGGCACAGGGGGCAGCTGGCAGAGTCGGTTCTTCACAGCTGGAGTCCCTTTGGTGATGCTGGCAGAGCTGAGGCCGTTGGGCTGACTGGCAAGTTTTACCAGGCCATTCCGGGGCAAGCATGGGGGCTTGGTGTTGCCGTCGCTCTGGTTCGACATCTTCCACACTCACTCTGTAGATAGAACAGGAAATTGGAAGAGGCAGGGGTCTAGtgaaggagggaaaaggaggggaatCTTGGTGTAGGTTAGAGACAGTTGGGATACTCAACATCTGTTGAATCTAAGAGCTCTGAGGAAACCTGGACCTAACATCAGCATCTTGAACTGTTTAACAGATTGGGATCCTCTCTTCTCACTCcatttgaaggaaagagaaaaatacaaaggtTATAGAGCCTAGAGAAAAGGTGTAGTTATCTGCAGAAGACTGATTTAAAATTTCCAAGTCTCTGGAAGGCACCCAAGTGAAGACTTATCCTCAAGGAGACAGAAAATGCTTGGGGTCCTGTGGCTAATGGATTCTGAATGGTGGAACTAGAACAGTAGAAAAAGCGATCCTTTGCAGTTCTCCCTAAAGCAGTGAACTCTTCcagaaatgaataagaaatgatggagggAAAAGATCCCTTGGGGTCAACCAAACCCCAGTTAGGACCGCTCAGACTAAATTAATGAATTGCATGTACATACTGTAGGGGGACacagttgtggggggggggatatcCCACCATAAAATATTCCAGAGAAATCCCTGTCCCAGTTCAACCAAGATCAGTCCTGTAATTGCTATGAAGATGACCAATAGATGTTTCAAATGACCTGTATTCCTCACCCCACCTGAGCTTTCCTTGGTGTGGGGGAGGTGGGTGGCAAGGGTGAGACCCAGAAGGAGGGTATACAAGAACCTGAGCTGATCCTGGGATATGAGAGGATTTCATTTCAAAGTGAGAAAGTCCATCCTGCCAAGAGAGATGATTTACATATgctgctcccctcccccctccaagaGGAACCTTGCTTTAGTCCtatgcctcctcctcctccgcaaGGTACTCCAACCCCCACTTAGTCCTGGTGACAGGTGGGCTATCCCACCTGGTGTGGTATGGACAGACTCCTGGTCCCTGGAGACTGAAATTGGATACAGGAAAACTGAGAGAGGTTTCTTCCCATCTGTCCCTTAGTctattccctttcctccccaccgCTTCCCTCACCCCAGTCACTTTTACCTCTGCCAGAAGTCTCTCTCAAATTCTAAATATGAGCTTAAGATTGGAAGACAAGAATCCTGTGGCAAGTCCAGGCCCCTGCTCTAAAATTCGATGACTAGGAGATGGGTGACTAGAGCTCCAGATTCCCTTTGTTGCCATTGATTTCTTATCACATGGCTCCTCCAGCCTAGCTCAGCCCTATATCAGAGCTGGTTTCCAGGAATCAAAGACTTCCCCCACCCAGGATACCATCTCAACCCAGACCCAGCTGAATGTCCTAACCTGGCCTAGTAAGAATGTCAAGCCATGGGCATGGGCATTCTGTGACTACTTTCTGGAGCAAAGTTCCCCTTTCCTGTTCCCTAAAACCAATCCCAGGGATAACAACCCATCCTACCCCAGTACCTAGTCAAGCTTCAAGAAACAACAGTAACCAAATCCTACTCCGAGATAACGTGATGAGAAGAAGTCAGACTAGGAGAGGGCTGCAGGCCAAGAAGGAGTGTTTCTTTCCTGCACTTTTCCAAGGAGGGGTAGTGACAAAAGCCCCTGGAGAGTAGACTGATATGCTAAGAAATCTGTTAAGCCCTGGAGGACCACCTGGAAGCTGTCTCAGTATGGTCAAAAAGACTAAGCAATATTGGTGGAAACCCCTCCTCGATCTGGGCCTCCATTTCCCTGCCTAGGGGTGGGGGTGATGACAGAGGATGAGTCAAACTggagccagacttggggatccacCTCCTCCTTTTGCCACAGCTGATTTCGCCCCCACCCTCAACTTCATCCTCAAGCTCTTGGGCACAAAAGCCAATCTGAGCTTTCTTAGCAGTCCCTGGTTTCTGACTCAAGCAGAGATGTGAGACAGCATCCACAACAGGAAGAGAATCCTCTCCTGAGCAGTTACCAGAGTCCTTTACATCTTCTCATTGTCTCAGAAAGCAtcaccccttctctctccctctccgaAGGCTAGTCACAGTGTAGAAGCTGTGAGTACCATGGATTAAGAATAATTCTGACCATTCTAAATATAATCCAAAAGTaactttattacatttattaGAGGTTTTGCTACTAAGTTGCTTCCCTGCCTTTATAGACATCACTCTTCAGTGGTTCCCTTTTGCCCATTAAATGAAAGCCAAACTCATTAGCCTCCAAAGCCTTCCATGACCTAGCCCCACCCTCCTTTTCCTTATGTGCTGCTCCCTAGCACAAAGCTATCTTAAATAGACTCCTCTTTGTTCTCTAAACACATTCCATAGTTTCCTATCTCCAAGCTTTTACTTGCACTATTACCTCCACATGGAGTGCCCTAAGGACAATCAAAATCTGTTTGCCCAAATTCTACCAATATTTCAAGGCCAAGccaaaacattttcttctcccagaagtcttttctgatccttCCAAGAGGGAGTAATCTCTCTGTCTTCTTAATTCtcatagcatttttttctatctcttttaggATATGCATTACATTCTACATTGTATTATGTGTTATTCAATTCAACGAACTTTTATTAGGGGCTTACTAGGCATGTTCTGTTTATCTTCCCAGCTAGACTAGATTCTAAGAGAACTGGTAGCCTTTCATATCACTTAGCACTTGGTcctgaatataaataaatatagactGACTGAAATGAAACACTCTCTTCACTCTCACAATTTCTTGGAGAGCAGTGGAGGTTATTCTTCCCATTTGGTAGTTACATAACCTAGAGtccaaaagaagataaaaggagTAAATCAAGAGAGGAACTGATCAAAaataatctttctctttcttacatGGACCTTAGTTAAGATGATgggcaaaggggcagctaggtggagcagtgcataaagcaccagccctggagtcaggagtacctgggttcaaatccagtctcagacacttaataattacctagtcgtgtggccttgggcaagccacttaaccccattgccttgcaaaaacctaaaaaaaaaaaaaaggatgatggGCAAAGTTTCAGTCCAAAGAGCCGGAATTGGAATTGGTAGGGTTGGAGGACAGagtttaaaaccttttttttctgttccttccCAAACTAGGCATGCTGAAGCCCAGTTTGTAACTTATTTAGCTCTTCTAtgcttctgtttcttcctctataaatcCTCCCTGGCTATTGAACTCAGAGGGGGTAGTGGGGATTAGGCACTTGGTGAACTGAGGATGAAAAGGGCTGGATAATTAGCTGGCATGATTACTGCCATTCCTGCTGTGGTCCCATAGCAAATTCCTCTCTGACTCCTACTCTGAAGAGAAGGACTCTCCTGGCTCCCGCCTCTCATTCTGGCCTTTGAATTCTCTAACTGAGAAGTATTTGCCTAGGGATGGAGAGCTCTAATCTGCCAGTGACTCACTCCTATTGCTTAACCTTGACCAGAAGCCCAATACCCCTTTTGGGGCCACATAATCATTTTCCCAGCAACCTTTTGTGCCATCTTTGCAGAGTTAGGCCTTTCAATGGGAAATAAAGAGCTGGTGATGAGAATGGCCTTAGTAACCAAGATCCTGGTCTCCTGCTGACTTTCTTGAGAATAAGAAACTTTTCCCTGGGCTCCTTAAATAGCCAGTTACACCTATAGCTTGGAATGATTTCAAACCCATCTGCAGAGACATAGGCATagaatttctgtttatttttgggTCAGAGGCTCTTTCAGGAGCCTAAAAATCCAGTTCAATACTGGTCCCTCTCTCCTATGACTTCAATCCATATGATCCTGTTTGACACTTGATTGAAAATTGCTATTATTctctaatagtttttttaatgtgTGGGTAAGGAGAATTTCCCTAAGTTGTAAGTTCCTCACTTCTCTGGGGGAAGAAGGCTGGCATTTTCTAGTTTCCCTTACTGCCCCCAATAGCAAGAAATACTAAGTAGAAGAAACCGTAGAATCTAACAAGTTGAGTTCAAGGCTCTATTTTGTCACTTATTGACTGTAGTCTTAACCCAGTCATCTCCTCAGTGtggacctctctctctctctctctctctcttcattggcaaatgaagagtttggactaaatgacctttcAGATCCCTTCCTCCTTTAACATTCTATTAGTTCTTAAGACATGGGAGTGAAAGGATGTACAGAACAAAGGATTAAAAAGATATCCATATGCTGGTTATAATCACTAAATTGCTACAAGGTTTCCCTGAATCCCTCTCCTCAGAAATAATTAGCTGGGAACACAGTGTCATCTTTTTTGGCAAGGTCTTGTGACAACAGACAGCAGCTGAGATTTGAGGATctaaaagcactttataaatctttATAAACCATTTCGGAAGCAAGAAGGAGGTCATAGATAGCAGGAATAGAAGACTATAAACAGGAAAGATGCTAATGCTAGAGGACACacagaattaaaaatttaaagccTGGATTTTCTCTTCTTCTATGGCTACTCACCATTTGCcataccaattcttttttttaataacttgaaGGTAACTAGAAGTCATGCCAAATCTAGGAATGTGAGGCTCTTGCTAAAAATGCCAGTTTTACACtccagaattaggaagactctttACAGGAATTCCATAGccatctccctctttctcccctctttccttACATCTCAAAGTcttaatgcagaccaaagcatattattttcactttttaaaatgtattctatggtttttcttgttttcccccttttattatgattcttttttcacaacatgactatggAATTATTTccataatatggaaatacattaaacatgattatacatgtataatctatactcactgtcatggggagggagagggaagagagaaagacagaaaaatgtggaactcaaaatctcaccaaaaaatgaattttgaaattatctttatatgtaattggaaaaaataaaataaaataaattttaaaagtttaagccTAGGAGTCAGATTTGGATTCTAGTCTTGACTCTGATACTCATTAACTTTGCCATTTAGGATAAACTActtctttctgagtctcagttttctcctctgtaaaattgtAGAAGAATAATACTTGTACTATGAATCTTTTCAGAATTTAACACTATTGACCACCCTATTctcctgaatcttctcttctctctgagtttttatatatattaaaactcTCTTGAGCATCTCTCTTTTCATCTGATCACTCCTTCCTAGTTTCTTTGACTGATCATCCTCATTCTTATGCCCTAACTATTGGTATACTCCAAAGTTCTGTTCTAGCCCGGCCTCCTTTTCTAGCTCTATACAATCTCAATCAGTGACTTCATCAGATAACCTCTATGGAGATATTTAGTCCTAGTTCTCTTCTGAGCCCTGTTCCTACATCATCAACTGCCTAATGGACATTTTGAACTGTATATTCAGAAGGTTTCctcaaacttaacatgtccaCAACAGAACTCATTATGTTTTCCCCAAAACCCatccctcttctgaacttc
Coding sequences within it:
- the FBXL16 gene encoding F-box/LRR-repeat protein 16; amino-acid sequence: MSNQSDGNTKPPCLPRNGLVKLASQPNGLSSASITKGTPAVKNRLCQLPPVPALTSPAFPVPTERSLPSLASPLSLAALAGGPCPSSEPLAAGLSSAENPGQAPASPTERQPLAVDEKILNGLFCYFSACEKCVLAQVCKAWRRVLYQPKFWVGLTPVLHAKELYNVLPGGEKEFVNLQGFATRGFDGFCLVGVSDLDICEFIDNYSLSKKGVKSMSLKRSTITDAGLEVMLEQMQGVVRLELSGCNDFTEAGLWSSLNARITSLSVSDCINVADDAIAAISQLLPNLAELSLQAYHVTDTALAYFTAKQGYTTHTLRLHSCWEITNHGVVNMVHSLPNLTSLSLSGCSKVTDDGVELVAENLRKLRSLDLSWCPRITDMALEYIACDLHKLEELVLDRCVRITDTGLSYLSTMSSLRSLYLRWCCQVQDFGLKHLLAMRSLRLLSLAGCPLLTTTGLSGLVQLQELEELELTNCPGATPELFKYFSQHLPRCLVIE